A genomic stretch from Bordetella sp. N includes:
- a CDS encoding VIT family protein produces MPSKEHHRIFRSNWLRAAVLGANDGIVSTASLIAGVAAAAGGQHAILTAGLSGLIAGALSMAAGEYVSVKSQSDVEHADLRLEQRSLKGNSAVELEELTDIYVERGLTRELADQVARALTAHDALDAHARDELGISISSRAQPVQAALASACSFAGGAALPLLLAMALPAPWLLRGVIGGSVVSLALLGVVAAWAGGAPKGIAAVRVTILGSLAMAITASAGALFGGAG; encoded by the coding sequence ATGCCGTCGAAGGAACACCACCGTATATTCCGCAGCAACTGGCTGCGTGCCGCCGTGCTGGGCGCCAATGACGGCATAGTCTCCACGGCCAGCCTGATCGCCGGCGTGGCCGCCGCCGCGGGTGGCCAGCACGCCATCCTGACGGCGGGGCTGTCAGGCCTGATCGCCGGCGCCTTGTCGATGGCGGCAGGGGAGTACGTATCGGTCAAATCGCAATCCGACGTCGAGCATGCCGACTTGCGGTTGGAGCAACGTTCGCTCAAGGGTAATTCGGCGGTGGAGCTGGAAGAGCTGACGGATATCTACGTCGAACGGGGCTTGACGCGAGAGCTGGCCGACCAGGTCGCCCGCGCCCTGACGGCGCACGACGCGCTGGACGCGCATGCCCGCGATGAATTGGGAATTTCGATAAGCAGCCGGGCTCAGCCGGTGCAGGCCGCGTTGGCCTCGGCCTGCAGCTTCGCCGGTGGCGCGGCCTTGCCGCTGCTGCTGGCAATGGCCTTGCCCGCGCCGTGGTTGCTGCGAGGTGTCATCGGCGGCTCGGTGGTCAGCCTGGCCTTGCTGGGCGTGGTGGCCGCCTGGGCTGGCGGCGCGCCCAAGGGCATCGCCGCCGTGCGCGTCACCATCCTCGGCTCACTGGCCATGGCCATCACGGCCAGCGCGGGCGCCTTGTTCGGCGGCGCTGGCTAG
- a CDS encoding type VI immunity family protein: MSKQASQISVEALSTLLRDHPETLRFPGAMLMSYGPENYVGAVIAITGTLYFQGGHTTERRQAIAECFDAYKDLAGRNLKWLWREEAPSGPPCQPYNKASPLREMFNKLDEDDLLNFHYTSGIKRDDASMYTSFVNAPRGWKARKGEKLSVLRFSLPYLDIVEHPRRFQEMFVDFARLLDAEHGHGGFGFVLSSSKWDQDQPTEAFVARRVAGLDIGEPTFMASALTPDTFKTVGWLTAINERMVEAAGGINALRSELPPAWFAFYDYGNGIVIQAGNEPDIATKELDDKPPIYVLPNAALRSLRSPEQWLHIDNLSKDPPRLTGAAGDAWMQRFDVPDEALLDVKAKLLDWPKLTPAHTLDSAR; the protein is encoded by the coding sequence ATGTCCAAGCAAGCCTCCCAAATATCGGTAGAGGCGTTATCCACACTGCTGCGCGATCATCCGGAAACACTGCGATTTCCTGGTGCGATGCTGATGAGTTACGGGCCAGAAAATTATGTGGGCGCGGTGATTGCCATTACCGGTACGCTCTATTTTCAAGGCGGCCATACCACCGAGCGACGTCAGGCAATCGCCGAGTGCTTCGATGCTTACAAGGACTTAGCCGGGAGGAATCTGAAATGGCTGTGGCGTGAGGAAGCGCCTTCGGGTCCTCCTTGTCAGCCCTATAACAAGGCTTCCCCTTTGCGGGAAATGTTCAACAAGTTGGACGAGGACGACTTGTTGAATTTCCATTACACGAGCGGCATCAAGCGCGACGACGCCAGCATGTACACGTCTTTCGTCAATGCACCTCGTGGATGGAAAGCCAGGAAAGGGGAAAAACTAAGTGTCCTGCGATTTTCCCTTCCCTATCTTGATATCGTCGAACACCCTCGCCGATTTCAGGAGATGTTCGTCGACTTTGCGCGTCTTCTGGACGCTGAACACGGCCATGGCGGTTTCGGCTTCGTCTTGTCATCGTCCAAATGGGACCAGGATCAACCGACCGAAGCCTTCGTCGCTCGGCGCGTCGCAGGCTTAGATATCGGTGAGCCCACATTCATGGCGTCGGCCTTGACGCCTGACACCTTCAAGACAGTCGGCTGGCTGACCGCCATCAACGAACGCATGGTCGAGGCCGCCGGTGGAATAAACGCCCTGCGCTCCGAATTACCGCCCGCGTGGTTTGCCTTTTACGACTACGGCAACGGAATCGTTATCCAGGCCGGCAATGAACCTGACATTGCAACCAAAGAGCTCGACGACAAGCCTCCGATTTATGTCCTTCCGAACGCCGCACTACGATCGCTGCGTAGCCCGGAGCAATGGCTGCACATCGACAACCTCAGCAAGGACCCACCGCGCCTGACGGGAGCTGCCGGAGACGCCTGGATGCAACGCTTTGACGTCCCAGACGAAGCCCTCCTAGACGTCAAGGCCAAACTGCTGGACTGGCCCAAATTGACACCCGCACATACCCTGGATTCCGCGCGGTAG
- a CDS encoding AAA family ATPase: MHLRRWVALGVAAGHLASCGFTPPPAPTSKSGPRIPINQGDPRRLAPQYAAAAVLAPVYVTAQAFRPEDLRLDPPSGAATTTAHSAKPNAPAFQPWMVSQGDETVHQALLRWSLQAQWTFSKSQWLVPVDIPVHESAQVWASSFEAAVRAHSRAASTPTLANECLRWAIKHHTERECVMEGQDMLRTALRRSHGTDITLTDLKRAVKRSLARGHLIVGTPLYRKIDDRSGVARPRAVWIAAAMEDGTSKKRSEEKVRLAIARGELIPSNARYTTQMSREREKRILQIEREGRGTLSPVLLPEAATRSLDACGLTLGQQAAAELILTTTDRFIGVQGKAGTGKSHMLAQVICAAEAAGYTVRAVASYAKQVQALREHSVEARTLASVMAARQKERFKLDGRTLLVIDEAGVVPVRLMEWIMRTAEADGARVVLLGDTGQTKAIEAGKPFQQLQDAGMATALMSDIVRQKEPVLRESVELAACGHASASLQRLSDRLGAVRTIDDDHARYNEIAYQYAALPPDERSTTLIITGTNKSRNALNDATHEALGLAGRGFEFNLLTRRDTTQAERRVAKYFVAGDIIQPERSYGAGNLLHGEMYRVLGATSHSPNQLEVEHVSTKQRRTFNPARTTKISVYEPVRSELSVGDCVRVTRNNAELDLINGDRFEVLAATPTSVTVRNGTRRVTLNASTTPLHLDRSYASTSHSAQGLTCNRVLYNAESFIQTTQRDSYYVAISRSRIAITVFTDNSKCLTKAVNKTAQKSVSLDVAPHGFQAC, encoded by the coding sequence ATGCACTTACGTAGATGGGTCGCCCTCGGGGTGGCGGCCGGACACCTTGCGTCCTGCGGTTTCACGCCGCCCCCGGCGCCGACGTCAAAAAGCGGGCCACGCATCCCGATCAACCAAGGCGACCCGCGCCGGTTGGCCCCCCAGTACGCGGCCGCCGCCGTGCTCGCACCGGTCTACGTGACGGCACAGGCGTTCAGGCCAGAGGATCTGCGACTCGATCCGCCCTCCGGTGCGGCGACCACCACGGCCCATTCCGCCAAACCAAACGCCCCGGCCTTCCAGCCTTGGATGGTCTCCCAGGGGGACGAGACAGTGCACCAGGCGCTGCTGCGGTGGTCGCTGCAGGCGCAGTGGACCTTCTCGAAATCACAATGGCTCGTGCCCGTGGACATTCCGGTGCACGAGTCAGCGCAAGTTTGGGCCAGCTCCTTTGAGGCGGCGGTACGCGCACATTCTCGGGCAGCTTCCACCCCGACGCTCGCCAATGAATGTCTACGCTGGGCAATCAAACATCACACCGAGCGCGAATGCGTCATGGAGGGCCAGGATATGCTCAGAACTGCACTCCGGCGGTCACACGGCACCGACATCACCCTCACCGACCTAAAGCGAGCAGTAAAGCGCTCCTTGGCACGGGGCCACCTCATCGTCGGAACCCCACTCTATCGAAAGATAGATGATCGCAGTGGCGTCGCGCGACCTCGCGCCGTCTGGATTGCTGCGGCGATGGAAGATGGAACCAGCAAAAAGCGCAGCGAAGAAAAGGTTCGACTGGCAATCGCGCGGGGTGAACTCATCCCATCGAACGCGCGGTACACGACGCAGATGTCCCGCGAACGGGAAAAACGCATTCTGCAGATAGAACGTGAAGGCCGCGGCACGCTTTCTCCGGTCCTTCTGCCCGAGGCCGCCACTCGATCACTGGACGCCTGTGGCCTCACGCTTGGTCAACAGGCGGCGGCCGAACTCATTCTAACGACGACAGACCGCTTCATTGGTGTTCAAGGTAAGGCGGGCACGGGAAAGTCGCACATGCTCGCGCAGGTCATCTGCGCCGCCGAAGCTGCGGGCTACACCGTCCGTGCCGTTGCCTCCTATGCCAAGCAAGTGCAGGCGCTCCGCGAACATAGTGTCGAAGCGCGGACCTTGGCCTCGGTCATGGCGGCCCGTCAAAAGGAACGATTCAAGCTAGACGGCCGGACACTTCTCGTGATCGATGAAGCGGGGGTGGTCCCCGTTCGATTGATGGAGTGGATCATGAGAACCGCCGAAGCGGACGGCGCGCGTGTCGTCCTGCTTGGCGACACCGGGCAGACAAAAGCCATCGAGGCAGGCAAGCCTTTTCAGCAGTTGCAAGACGCTGGCATGGCCACGGCGCTGATGAGTGACATCGTTCGTCAGAAAGAACCTGTACTGAGGGAGTCTGTCGAGCTAGCAGCATGCGGCCATGCATCTGCATCGCTGCAGCGTCTCTCAGATCGGCTCGGAGCGGTGCGCACAATCGACGACGACCATGCTCGCTACAACGAAATCGCTTACCAATACGCTGCACTTCCGCCTGATGAGCGGTCAACGACGCTCATCATCACGGGCACCAACAAATCACGCAACGCGTTGAACGACGCAACCCACGAGGCCCTCGGATTGGCGGGTCGGGGCTTCGAATTCAACCTGCTGACTCGCCGAGACACCACGCAGGCCGAGCGACGAGTCGCAAAGTACTTTGTCGCTGGAGACATCATCCAGCCCGAGCGGAGCTATGGCGCCGGCAATCTCCTACACGGTGAAATGTACCGGGTCCTTGGCGCAACATCTCATAGCCCGAATCAACTAGAAGTTGAGCACGTCTCAACCAAACAGCGACGCACTTTCAACCCGGCCCGGACCACGAAAATCTCCGTATACGAGCCCGTTCGCTCAGAGCTGTCGGTCGGCGACTGCGTTCGTGTCACGCGGAACAATGCCGAACTGGACCTAATCAACGGAGACCGTTTTGAAGTGCTGGCAGCGACACCCACCTCCGTGACTGTCCGCAATGGCACACGGCGGGTAACTCTAAATGCTTCCACAACTCCACTGCACCTTGATCGCTCGTACGCGTCGACCAGCCACAGCGCACAGGGCTTGACGTGCAATCGCGTTTTATACAACGCTGAAAGTTTCATCCAGACAACACAACGCGACAGCTACTATGTGGCAATCTCGCGTTCGCGCATTGCTATAACAGTCTTTACAGACAATTCAAAGTGCCTCACCAAGGCAGTCAATAAAACGGCACAAAAGTCCGTCTCACTCGATGTAGCACCCCATGGTTTTCAAGCTTGTTGA
- a CDS encoding helix-turn-helix domain-containing protein, whose protein sequence is MQKRIIDGVEVQRSSGNVFADLGLPDAEKLRIKTGLVVEIRKAMRSLGLTQQAAAKRMGVTQAKVSGMMHGDFTNLSERKLMDCLTRLGYDIEIKVRATANSVGHLTLATA, encoded by the coding sequence ATGCAAAAGCGAATCATTGATGGCGTGGAGGTTCAACGCAGCTCGGGAAACGTGTTTGCCGATCTGGGGCTACCCGATGCCGAGAAACTGAGGATCAAAACAGGCCTCGTGGTCGAAATCAGGAAAGCCATGCGTAGCCTTGGCCTGACGCAACAGGCGGCGGCCAAGCGCATGGGCGTTACACAGGCGAAAGTGTCAGGCATGATGCACGGCGACTTTACAAACCTGTCTGAGCGCAAGCTCATGGACTGCCTAACTCGCCTCGGCTACGACATCGAAATTAAGGTGCGGGCTACGGCCAACTCGGTCGGGCATCTGACGCTCGCCACCGCCTGA
- a CDS encoding type II toxin-antitoxin system RelE/ParE family toxin yields the protein MVAKEKPLEWIASSYKDLMALPVDVRRRFGFALSLAQMGDQDDLAKVLKGFGGAGVLEVVENDVGGTYRAVYTVKFPEAVFVLHCFQKKSKSGIATPKTDMEIIRARLKVAEAWAQELRNAKANH from the coding sequence ATGGTCGCTAAAGAGAAACCGCTCGAATGGATCGCGAGCAGCTACAAAGATCTGATGGCATTGCCGGTCGACGTGCGCCGACGCTTTGGCTTTGCGCTGTCGTTGGCCCAGATGGGCGACCAGGATGATCTGGCGAAGGTGCTCAAGGGCTTTGGCGGGGCTGGTGTACTGGAAGTGGTCGAAAATGACGTAGGCGGTACGTACCGGGCGGTCTATACCGTGAAGTTCCCGGAGGCGGTCTTCGTTCTGCACTGCTTCCAGAAGAAGAGCAAGAGCGGGATTGCGACGCCAAAGACAGACATGGAGATCATCCGCGCCCGGTTGAAGGTTGCCGAGGCATGGGCTCAGGAGCTACGGAATGCAAAAGCGAATCATTGA
- a CDS encoding antirestriction protein, translated as MAFLPTYFGPRDFLKGELLVYRWIELLSDDYRGGYWHFYEIPGGFYLAPAGYTELRIRWPLNHCDCTMSADAAGIVATLYALSELCEAVRGDGLVDRYHALKAFALEHPEVAAIYAAID; from the coding sequence ATGGCCTTTCTTCCCACGTATTTCGGCCCTCGCGACTTCCTGAAGGGGGAGCTGCTCGTCTATCGCTGGATCGAGTTGCTTTCTGATGACTACCGCGGCGGCTACTGGCATTTCTACGAGATTCCCGGCGGCTTTTATCTCGCGCCCGCCGGCTACACCGAGCTTCGCATTCGGTGGCCCTTAAACCATTGTGATTGCACGATGTCCGCAGACGCGGCCGGCATCGTCGCCACCTTGTACGCGCTCTCAGAGCTCTGCGAGGCGGTGCGCGGCGACGGACTCGTTGATCGTTACCACGCCTTAAAGGCGTTCGCCCTTGAACATCCTGAGGTGGCGGCGATCTACGCGGCAATCGATTAA
- a CDS encoding contact-dependent growth inhibition system immunity protein produces the protein MTKNFQSAKNTFSAYLNQDFDLLFGSADGAIRAFVQQSTPVEVSLVIADVERILLMRLSEDDLQRFILQELGSYYYFPNEWVSGEVWLRHVLDILRE, from the coding sequence ATGACGAAAAATTTTCAATCGGCAAAGAATACGTTTTCGGCATATCTAAATCAGGACTTTGACTTACTCTTTGGTTCGGCTGATGGTGCAATTCGAGCATTTGTGCAGCAGAGCACTCCGGTCGAGGTGTCGCTCGTGATCGCTGATGTTGAAAGAATTCTGTTGATGAGACTGTCTGAAGATGACTTGCAGAGATTCATCCTGCAGGAGTTGGGGTCTTATTATTACTTTCCCAATGAGTGGGTCTCTGGCGAGGTGTGGTTGCGGCACGTGCTCGACATATTGCGCGAGTGA